A genomic window from Bacillus rossius redtenbacheri isolate Brsri chromosome 7, Brsri_v3, whole genome shotgun sequence includes:
- the LOC134533838 gene encoding uncharacterized protein LOC134533838 isoform X2 has translation MKLFLWHLNDSSASGDGKFLCVVLHDYMKCFDFLAKGEDLVIQMKLRHLFLMVISAGVLTLWFATWDSSHNPAVTFFTRPPQKHGSTRGESAPHRPGGVLGTPVAGEKNIFFTRPPQKRGLTRGESAPHRPGGVLGTPVAGEKNIFFTRPPQKHGSTRGESAPHRPGGVLGTPVAGEKNIFFTRPPQERGLTRGESAPHRPGGVLGTPVAGEKNIFFTRPPQKRGLTRGESAPHRPGGVLGTPVAGEKNIFFTRPPQKRGLTRGESAPHRPGGVLGTPVAGEKNIFFTRPPQERGLTRGESAPHRPGGVLGTPVAGEKNIFFTRPPQKRGLTRGESAPHRPGGVLGTPVAGEKNIFFTRPPQKRGLTRGESAPHRPGGVLGTPVAGEKNIFFTRPPQERGSTRGESAPHRPGGVLGTPVAGERNIFFVESRCGVSGQRSRAVSMRPRQACAVESAALTNPASTVYYLDTCLDAAARVGSTDPYVEWSPDSVVDRVLRLPNVKVVPTSLAELAKGTPLGAWSRKGDLLRSAFPIEHSSDVIRLLALWKYGGIYLDLDFIFVRSLDDLGMDFVVAERSNWIANGAISFSAEGLGHAVVGRCLKELETHFDGNIWSHNGPALITKIVSMLCNTTLVEEMTRERCWGFTVHPPALFYPFRYESWWLMFDEYSSDAFMAFVLKNSTYAVHAWNKLSHARNVRADSRQPFALLARRFCPTVFSAAGPFF, from the exons GTGAAGACCTCGTTATACAAATGAAGTTGCGGCACCTATTTCTAATGGTTATTTCGGCCGGAGTGCTGACGTTGTGGTTCGCGACCTGGGACTCCAGCCACAACCCGGCGGTGACCTTCTTCACGAGACCGCCGCAGAAGCACGGGTCGACCAGAGGAGAGAGCGCGCCCCACAGACCAGGGGGAGTGCTGGGGACCCCGGTGGCCGGGGAGAAGAACATCTTCTTCACGAGACCGCCGCAGAAGCGCGGGTTGACCAGAGGAGAGAGCGCGCCCCACAGACCAGGGGGAGTGCTGGGGACCCCGGTGGCCGGGGAGAAGAACATCTTCTTCACGAGACCGCCGCAGAAGCACGGGTCGACCAGAGGAGAGAGCGCGCCCCACAGACCAGGGGGAGTGCTGGGGACCCCGGTGGCCGGGGAGAAGAACATCTTCTTCACCAGACCGCCGCAGGAGCGCGGGTTGACCAGAGGAGAGAGCGCGCCCCACAGACCAGGGGGAGTGCTGGGTACCCCGGTGGCCGGGGAGAAGAACATCTTCTTCACGAGACCGCCGCAGAAGCGCGGGTTGACCAGAGGAGAGAGCGCGCCCCACAGACCAGGGGGAGTGCTGGGGACCCCGGTGGCCGGGGAGAAGAACATCTTCTTCACGAGACCGCCGCAGAAGCGCGGGTTGACCAGAGGAGAGAGCGCGCCCCACAGACCAGGGGGAGTGCTGGGTACCCCGGTGGCCGGGGAGAAGAACATCTTCTTCACCAGACCGCCGCAGGAGCGCGGGTTGACCAGAGGAGAGAGCGCGCCCCACAGACCAGGGGGAGTGCTGGGTACCCCGGTGGCCGGGGAGAAGAACATCTTCTTCACGAGACCGCCGCAGAAGCGCGGGTTGACCAGAGGAGAGAGCGCGCCCCACAGACCAGGGGGAGTGCTGGGGACCCCGGTGGCCGGGGAGAAGAACATCTTCTTCACGAGACCGCCGCAGAAGCGCGGGTTGACCAGAGGAGAGAGCGCGCCCCACAGACCAGGGGGAGTGCTGGGTACCCCGGTGGCCGGGGAGAAGAACATCTTCTTCACGAGACCGCCGCAGGAGCGCGGGTCGACCAGAGGAGAGAGCGCGCCCCACAGACCAGGGGGAGTGCTGGGGACCCCGGTGGCCGGGGAGAGGAACATCTTCTTCGTGGAGTCTCGCTGCGGGGTCAGCGGGCAACGGTCGCGCGCCGTGTCCATGAGGCCGCGCCAGGCGTGCGCCGTAGAGTCGGCGGCCCTCACAAATCCCGCCTCGACCGTCTACTACCTGGACACCTGCCTCGACGCCGCGGCGAGGGTCGGGTCCACAGA tCCCTATGTAGAGTGGAGTCCCGACTCGGTGGTCGACCGGGTGCTGCGCCTCCCGAACGTGAAGGTGGTCCCGACGAGCCTCGCCGAGCTGGCGAAGGGCACGCCACTGGGGGCGTGGTCCCGGAAGGGTGACCTGCTGCGCTCCGCGTTCCCCATCGAGCACTCCAGCGACGTCATCAGACTGTTGGCGCTGTGGAAGTACGGTGGCATCTACTTGGACCTCGACTTCATTTTCGTCAG GTCGCTGGATGACTTGGGGATGGACTTTGTTGTGGCAGAAAGGAGCAACTGGATCGCCAACGGAGCTATTAGTTTCTCCGCTGAAGGCTTGGGTCATGCGGTAGTAGGTCGGTGTCTGAAGGAGTTAGAAACTCACTTTGACGGCAACATTTGGTCTCACAACGGACCGGCTCTCATTACAAAGATTGTCTCGATGCTGTGCAACACCACACTG GTGGAGGAGATGACCCGCGAGAGGTGCTGGGGGTTCACAGTGCACCCGCCCGCCCTGTTCTACCCGTTCCGCTACGAGAGCTGGTGGCTCATGTTCGACGAGTACAGCAGCGATGCCTTCATGGCCTTCGTGCTGAAGAACTCCACATATGCAGTGCACGCGTGGAACAAGCTGAGCCACGCGAGGAACGTCCGCGCCGACTCCAGGCAGCCATTCGCGCTGCTGGCCAGGCGCTTCTGCCCCACCGTGTTCTCCGCCGCTGGACCCTTCTTCTGA
- the LOC134533838 gene encoding uncharacterized protein LOC134533838 isoform X1 yields the protein MKLFLWHLNDSSASGDGKFLCVVLHDYMKCFDFLAKGEDLVIQMKLRHLFLMVISAGVLTLWFATWDSSHNPAVTFFTRPPQKHGSTRGESAPHRPGGVLGTPVAGEKNIFFTRPPQKRGLTRGESAPHRPGGVLGTPVAGEKNIFFTRPPQKHGSTRGESAPHRPGGVLGTPVAGEKNIFFTRPPQERGLTRGESAPHRPGGVLGTPVAGEKNIFFTRPPQKRGLTRGESAPHRPGGVLGTPVAGEKNIFFTRPPQKRGLTRGESAPHRPGGVLGTPVAGEKNIFFTRPPQERGLTRGESAPHRPGGVLGTPVAGEKNIFFTRPPQKRGLTRGESAPHRPGGVLGTPVAGEKNIFFTRPPQKRGLTRGESAPHRPGGVLGTPVAGEKNIFFTRPPQERGSTRGESAPHRPGGVLGTPVAGERNIFFVESRCGVSGQRSRAVSMRPRQACAVESAALTNPASTVYYLDTCLDAAARVGSTERALSPYVEWSPDSVVDRVLRLPNVKVVPTSLAELAKGTPLGAWSRKGDLLRSAFPIEHSSDVIRLLALWKYGGIYLDLDFIFVRSLDDLGMDFVVAERSNWIANGAISFSAEGLGHAVVGRCLKELETHFDGNIWSHNGPALITKIVSMLCNTTLVEEMTRERCWGFTVHPPALFYPFRYESWWLMFDEYSSDAFMAFVLKNSTYAVHAWNKLSHARNVRADSRQPFALLARRFCPTVFSAAGPFF from the exons GTGAAGACCTCGTTATACAAATGAAGTTGCGGCACCTATTTCTAATGGTTATTTCGGCCGGAGTGCTGACGTTGTGGTTCGCGACCTGGGACTCCAGCCACAACCCGGCGGTGACCTTCTTCACGAGACCGCCGCAGAAGCACGGGTCGACCAGAGGAGAGAGCGCGCCCCACAGACCAGGGGGAGTGCTGGGGACCCCGGTGGCCGGGGAGAAGAACATCTTCTTCACGAGACCGCCGCAGAAGCGCGGGTTGACCAGAGGAGAGAGCGCGCCCCACAGACCAGGGGGAGTGCTGGGGACCCCGGTGGCCGGGGAGAAGAACATCTTCTTCACGAGACCGCCGCAGAAGCACGGGTCGACCAGAGGAGAGAGCGCGCCCCACAGACCAGGGGGAGTGCTGGGGACCCCGGTGGCCGGGGAGAAGAACATCTTCTTCACCAGACCGCCGCAGGAGCGCGGGTTGACCAGAGGAGAGAGCGCGCCCCACAGACCAGGGGGAGTGCTGGGTACCCCGGTGGCCGGGGAGAAGAACATCTTCTTCACGAGACCGCCGCAGAAGCGCGGGTTGACCAGAGGAGAGAGCGCGCCCCACAGACCAGGGGGAGTGCTGGGGACCCCGGTGGCCGGGGAGAAGAACATCTTCTTCACGAGACCGCCGCAGAAGCGCGGGTTGACCAGAGGAGAGAGCGCGCCCCACAGACCAGGGGGAGTGCTGGGTACCCCGGTGGCCGGGGAGAAGAACATCTTCTTCACCAGACCGCCGCAGGAGCGCGGGTTGACCAGAGGAGAGAGCGCGCCCCACAGACCAGGGGGAGTGCTGGGTACCCCGGTGGCCGGGGAGAAGAACATCTTCTTCACGAGACCGCCGCAGAAGCGCGGGTTGACCAGAGGAGAGAGCGCGCCCCACAGACCAGGGGGAGTGCTGGGGACCCCGGTGGCCGGGGAGAAGAACATCTTCTTCACGAGACCGCCGCAGAAGCGCGGGTTGACCAGAGGAGAGAGCGCGCCCCACAGACCAGGGGGAGTGCTGGGTACCCCGGTGGCCGGGGAGAAGAACATCTTCTTCACGAGACCGCCGCAGGAGCGCGGGTCGACCAGAGGAGAGAGCGCGCCCCACAGACCAGGGGGAGTGCTGGGGACCCCGGTGGCCGGGGAGAGGAACATCTTCTTCGTGGAGTCTCGCTGCGGGGTCAGCGGGCAACGGTCGCGCGCCGTGTCCATGAGGCCGCGCCAGGCGTGCGCCGTAGAGTCGGCGGCCCTCACAAATCCCGCCTCGACCGTCTACTACCTGGACACCTGCCTCGACGCCGCGGCGAGGGTCGGGTCCACAGA acgggctcttagtCCCTATGTAGAGTGGAGTCCCGACTCGGTGGTCGACCGGGTGCTGCGCCTCCCGAACGTGAAGGTGGTCCCGACGAGCCTCGCCGAGCTGGCGAAGGGCACGCCACTGGGGGCGTGGTCCCGGAAGGGTGACCTGCTGCGCTCCGCGTTCCCCATCGAGCACTCCAGCGACGTCATCAGACTGTTGGCGCTGTGGAAGTACGGTGGCATCTACTTGGACCTCGACTTCATTTTCGTCAG GTCGCTGGATGACTTGGGGATGGACTTTGTTGTGGCAGAAAGGAGCAACTGGATCGCCAACGGAGCTATTAGTTTCTCCGCTGAAGGCTTGGGTCATGCGGTAGTAGGTCGGTGTCTGAAGGAGTTAGAAACTCACTTTGACGGCAACATTTGGTCTCACAACGGACCGGCTCTCATTACAAAGATTGTCTCGATGCTGTGCAACACCACACTG GTGGAGGAGATGACCCGCGAGAGGTGCTGGGGGTTCACAGTGCACCCGCCCGCCCTGTTCTACCCGTTCCGCTACGAGAGCTGGTGGCTCATGTTCGACGAGTACAGCAGCGATGCCTTCATGGCCTTCGTGCTGAAGAACTCCACATATGCAGTGCACGCGTGGAACAAGCTGAGCCACGCGAGGAACGTCCGCGCCGACTCCAGGCAGCCATTCGCGCTGCTGGCCAGGCGCTTCTGCCCCACCGTGTTCTCCGCCGCTGGACCCTTCTTCTGA